The proteins below come from a single Cervus elaphus chromosome 4, mCerEla1.1, whole genome shotgun sequence genomic window:
- the KCNN4 gene encoding intermediate conductance calcium-activated potassium channel protein 4 has protein sequence MGGELVPGLGALRRRKRLLEQEKSLAGWTLALAGTGIGLMVLHAEMLWFGGCPWALYLFLVKCMISISTFLLLSLIVAFHAKEVQLFMTDNGLRDWRVALTGRQVAQIVLELVVCGLHPPPVPGPPCVLSSGFLKTAATQSWPSFLDQGEALLSLAMLLRLYLVPRALLLRSGVLLNASYRSIGALNQVRFRHWFVAKLYMNTHPGRLLLCLTLGLWLTTAWVLSVAERQAVNATGHLSDTLWLIPITFLTIGYGDVVPGTMWGKIVCLCTGVMGVCCTALLVAVVARKLEFNKAEKHVHNFMMDIQYAKEMRESAARVLQESWLLYKHTRRKESGAARKHQRRLLAAINRFRQVRLKHRKLREQVNSMVDISKMHMILCDLQLRLSSSHQALEKQIDALAGRLDTLTELLSAALGPRQLPEPSQEAT, from the exons ATGGGCGGGGAGCTGGTGCCGGGCCTGGGGGCCCTGCGGCGGCGAAAGCGCCTGCTGGAGCAGGAGAAGAGTCTGGCCGGCTGGACGCTGGCACTGGCAGGAACTGGCATTGGACTCATGGTCCTGCACGCGGAGATGCTGTGGTTCGGGGGGTGCCCG tgGGCGCTCTATCTGTTCCTGGTTAAATGCATGATCAGCATTTCCACGTTCCTGCTCCTGTCCCTTATCGTGGCCTTTCACGCCAAAGAGGTCCAG CTGTTCATGACGGACAACGGGCTCCGGGACTGGCGCGTGGCGCTGACCGGGCGGCAGGTGGCGCAGATCGTGCTGGAGCTGGTGGTGTGCGGGTTGCACCCGCCGCCGGTGCCGGGCCCGCCGTGCGTGCTGAGCTCCGGGTTCCTGAAGACGGCGGCCACGCAGTCCTGGCCcagcttcctggaccagggggaGGCGCTGCTGTCGCTGGCCATGCTGCTGCGCCTGTACCTCGTGCCCCGCGCCCTGCTCCTGCGCAGCGGCGTCCTGCTCAACGCCTCCTACCGCAGCATCGGCGCGCTCAACCAGGTCCGCTTCCGCCACTGGTTCGTGGCCAAGCTGTACATGAACACGCACCCCGGCCGCCTGCTGCTCTGCCTCACGCTTGGCCTCTGGCTCACCACCGCCTGGGTGCTGTCGGTAGCCGAGAG GCAGGCTGTTAATGCCACCGGGCACCTTTCGGACACACTGTGGCTGATCCCCATCACATTCCTGACCATTGGCTATGGCGATGTTGTGCCAGGTACCATGTGGGGCAAGATTGTCTGCCTCTGCACTGGTGTCATG GGGGTCTGCTGCACAGCCCTGCTGGTGGCCGTGGTGGCCCGGAAACTGGAGTTTAATAAGGCGGAAAAGCACGTGCACAACTTCATGATGGATATTCAGTATGCCAAAGAG ATGAGGGAGTCGGCTGCCCGGGTGCTGCAGGAGTCCTGGCTATTGTACAAACATACGCGCAGGAAGGAGTCTGGAGCTGCCCGCAAGCACCAGCGCAGGCTGCTGGCTGCCATCAACAG GTTCCGCCAGGTGCGGCTGAAACACAGAAAGCTCCGGGAGCAAGTGAACTCTATGGTGGACATCTCCAAG ATGCACATGATCCTGTGTGACCTGCAGCTCCGTCTGAGCAGCTCCCACCAGGCCTTGGAGAAGCAGATCGACGCGCTAGCAGGGAGGCTAGACACCCTGACCGAGCTGCTCAGTGCTGCCCTGGGGCCGCGGCAGCTTCCAGAACCAAGCCAAGAGGCCACGTAG